The nucleotide window TACTGCAAAGGAGTGTTTGTATATCCACATCTGTGAaagtctctttgtgtttgtgtgtgtgtgatgtgtgtgtgtgtgtgtgcgtcagacACAAGGAGGTACTGGCCAATGGGATTTTTTTATAAGCTGCCTCCTGAACAGTTTTGTTATGGCTTGAAAATAATGCTGAAATGACAATGGATGCATATCATTAAATCCTATAAAAACCACCAGAACCTGTCTTCTGTGAATACTGGACAATTTGCAATCATCGACAACATTCATGATTTCACGAGTGCAAagggaagtaaaaaaaaaaatcatcctttgaacattaaaatgtcgaattgggaaaaaaagggcaagaaagaaaatcaattaGAAATCATTTCACCTCAATCCACCGCTGACCCCACAGGACTGAAGATCTGGAGCTCTCACCTCTCAGGAGCAAAATGAAATCTCAGTTTTGTATTAATCTTTCATGTAAGTCCTTGTTTAAGAATTTTAAATGGGTTATAATAACGCTTTACAACAGTCACCCTGAACCGTCGGTAGTGGTCATCACAATATCTATGGTGCAGTGCTCAaggacacaaaaacaattacTAAAAGCCTGATGCATAAATACAGAATTTCTATTTAGGTGAGTAGTCAATAGTAGTGTTACATTTTATATAAGAAAGTAATATGCAATTCTCAGTTTTTCTGTCCATGCTCATAGATACAACTGTGGGGCTTTGTACTTCTTTTCTTCTGTGATGTGACTTGACACTACGCACTATACAAAGTTAAAGTTTAACCATAACTCGGGAGAAGTTGAACTGTCACATTTGACATTCAAATATACTTTGAAAgagataacaaaacaaaaacttgcGCTGTGAACTGGGACACACCCCATTTTATTCATGGGTACAATTTGCTTTTACAGACAGAGttcaggaaagaaaagagggatttAAACGAAGCATACAATCAGAACTGTAAAGAGAAGTATGGATGATAACTGGTGGTTGTAAAGGCACTGAAGAACAATGGCCCTCATTCAGCAATATCTTCTTTAGAATTTCCTAAGAAAACTTAATGTCAGATTCATGAGTTCTTTAAACTGTTTGCATCTGTGTTCTTTTATTGATGAATGCCTTGTCTTCCCAAAAAAGGGCATGAGACTGCAGTTATATTTTGCAGTGGACATAAATACCACAAACAAACGATGCATTGAATCCAGCACGTTCATTGAAATCTGTAATTTAAATCCTAACTgcagaattaaaaaacacaataactgatTATTTTACCGAAGCCTTTCAGTTGTCAAGTATGTGTAAGAGTTCCCCACAGTGTGAGAAGATTCTGTTCTTATAATGTCAGAATCTCTGGAAAAACCCACAGCTTAAGTTTGTTTTAAGAAGAAACATCCTCTTAAGAACGGTCGGTGAATGAGGCCCAATGTGCTGGCTTCTGTTGAAGTCTATTTTCCCTGCACAATGCAAAATCCAGTCAAGTTTCCAGTTGAAATCTGAAGTAAAATGCAATAAAAGTAAGTTGTCAGGTGATATTGATTCGAAATGAGAAGATTTGAGACATTTTAATTAGACTTTCTGAGTAAGTGTGTGAGGTCGACTCAGGGGTTTTCCCTCATGGTTTTCTCAATCCACTCCCTGTAGTGGCAGATGTTTGCCATGACGATAGTGCTTGCACACTTATCCACAGGGTTGCTCACAACGATCCCATGTAGGATGTTGTTATACTCCACAGCTGAGCCTGCATCAccctgaaagagagagagagagagagagaatttcaCATTGGtcataacacaaaacaaaaggaatTCTGTTAGAAAATGGCgaaatgtgtaaaaaataaatgaaagtgtttccttACGAAGCAGGTCTCCACCCCCGGCCTAGAGGCACACATGGTGGATTCTTCATTGCTGACGTATTTATCCCCAGGTTTATCATTCTCCCCACACGTGGAAATGTCTGTGCTGGCACACTTCAGGCTCTTGGGCAGTATGCTGCCTGAGGATTTCAAAGATAAATCTTCAGAAAAGTGACTTCTATCTTTATAAATCTAAAACAAGTATCCTAGTTTTATTTGCTCACTTAAGATGTCAGACTTCTTGGCTTTCCAGCCTCCGATCTCAACCTGCTGGCCTATCTCTGGTTTGGTGCACCCGGCGGGGGGCAGCCTGATGGTGGGCAGCTTGGCAGACATGTCCTCGCCCAGTTTGATGAGCATGATGTCGTGGGCGTTCCCCTCCTCGTCTTTGTAAGAGAACTGCTTCTCGGTTTGGATGACCTGCTCCAATTTTTTAGACTTTCCTTTCAGCCACGACCCTAATTTCGTGAACATGCCCACGTCATTGTTCAGACCGAGTTTCAGTTTCACTGCCCTGCAGGAGAAAAGgtaaataagataagatgacTAATGTgactaatgaaaacatgaaaatatttttttattggaatcatttttttatgatttggcTTATTTAATTTTCTATCCATACTTCCACCAACCAGGTTATGTTTGATTTTGCAAGCATTTGTGGAGGGGACGGACATGACCCAAGTAAGACCCATTTTAGCTTTGGTGTGGATCAATTTTCTAtaagatatattttatattttatttaaacattttcatagatttctcaaaatacaaacaatggaTCTCGACGAGACCAATCTGGCATGTTTAgtgaactaatatttatgagttttCGCAACTTGGTGAAGAGCCAAATTCATATGaatgcatttcatttaaatgtttaactgACAGGAGGATGCATGTGTCTCTTACCGTTCAGCGCAGTGAGAAGCAGTGATGACCCAGCGCGTGTTGAGCAGCGAGCCGCCACAGGACTTTCCCGGCTGAATAGAATCAATCTGCACATGGTACTGTCTGTCCTTCTCGCAGGACTTACCCCCAACAACCCTCTTCTCAATGTCCCCTGATGCAGCAGCTGACAtggggaagcagaggagagggcaCACTTGTCAGCTTCGAAGCTTGATTTTCATTACCTCATTCTAACTTTTGCACAACAAAAACTTAATTACACATATGACAGAATTAGATGCAATAACATCTATTTAGAAATATTAGGGTGTTTTAG belongs to Platichthys flesus chromosome 3, fPlaFle2.1, whole genome shotgun sequence and includes:
- the LOC133942909 gene encoding trypsin-like, which gives rise to MKLSSFILLLLAAAASGDIEKRVVGGKSCEKDRQYHVQIDSIQPGKSCGGSLLNTRWVITASHCAERAVKLKLGLNNDVGMFTKLGSWLKGKSKKLEQVIQTEKQFSYKDEEGNAHDIMLIKLGEDMSAKLPTIRLPPAGCTKPEIGQQVEIGGWKAKKSDILSSILPKSLKCASTDISTCGENDKPGDKYVSNEESTMCASRPGVETCFGDAGSAVEYNNILHGIVVSNPVDKCASTIVMANICHYREWIEKTMRENP